The following proteins are co-located in the Schistocerca nitens isolate TAMUIC-IGC-003100 chromosome 2, iqSchNite1.1, whole genome shotgun sequence genome:
- the LOC126237093 gene encoding sentrin-specific protease 8-like, translating to MARDQVVLSFHDTLLHRSDIELLTGPYWLNDTLISFYFEYLQRVLLVNQKDYLFIGPEVTQCLKVLPFEEINVFLDPLNAKEYKYIFLALNDSGIVETTGGTHWSLLVYCKLEDTFFHFDSASGFNICHAKVLADGLSKYFSPIAKSVFIEVPSLQQINSYDCGVHLLCNVDHIIGVSKQCKSLRDIGLVNRMIVNTKRMEILDLIETLSEKRE from the coding sequence ATGGCCAGAGATCAAGTTGTTCTGAGCTTTCATGACACACTTTTGCACAGATCTGACATTGAGCTACTAACAGGTCCATACTGGTTAAATGATACActtataagtttttattttgaataCTTACAAAGGGTGTTATTGGTGAATCAAAAAGATTATTTATTCATTGGACCAGAAGTAACGCAATGTCTGAAGGTATTACCATTTGAGGAAATAAATGTGTTTTTGGACCCACTAAATGCAAaagaatataaatatattttccttGCATTGAATGATTCTGGCATAGTTGAGACAACTGGTGGTACCCACTGGAGTTTACTAGTTTACTGCAAGCTGGAAGATACATTTTTCCATTTTGATTCTGCTTCTGGCTTTAATATTTGTCATGCAAAAGTACTGGCAGATGGGCTTTCAAAGTATTTCTCTCCAATTGCTAAATCAGTCTTTATTGAAGTACCATCTCTCCAACAGATAAACTCTTATGACTGTGGGGTTCATTTACTGTGTAATGTCGACCACATTATAGGGGTGTCTAAACAATGTAAGAGCTTAAGAGACATTGGTTTAGTAAACAGAATGATTGTAAATACAAAGAGAATGGAAATTTTGGACTTGATTGAAACTCTTTCAGAAAAGAGGGAATAA